Genomic segment of Maricaulis maris:
GTGTCGGCGTTGACCGCCGGCACGATCGCGATGATCGCGGTGCTGGCCTATGCCAGCATCACCTTCTCGATCGGTACGGACCGCTCTCCGCTGGACACCATTGCCGCTTTCGGGATGCGCGCCTTCCTGTGGGACATTGTGCTGTTCGTCCTGACCTTCCTGCTTGGCCGACAGATGCGGCCAATCTTCGATCCCAGCACATTCGGAACACCGGATTATGGTTCTCTCGCGGTCAAGTCGAGCGGTCGCGTCGAATACATCCCGGTCCGCGATATTCTCGGCGCGACGGCCCAGGGCAATTACATCGCCCTGCACCTCGCCGAACGGGATGTGCTCCACCGTACCACCATGGCCCAGCTTGAATCCGCCCTGTCGGAGGCCGGCTTTGTCCGCATCCACCGCTCGCACCTGGTCAATCCGTCACGCATCAGTGTGGCGCGCTCGCGCGGAGAAAGCTTCCGGATAGTCGAGCTGACCAACGGCACCCAGCTGCCGGTATCGGACCGCTATCGGGCCGAGGTCCGCGATCAGCTCGACCAGCGCGTCCGCGGCTAGGGCTGCGTCGTCACACCGAGCTTGTGACACCACACGCACGCCACCGGTTTCAGCCCTACAGGCCAGACAACAAGTTCCGCAGGCAGCCGAGACACCCCCAGTGGGACCGCCCGGTGCCCGACCCTGTCGCCCTTCAGCCTAGTCGAGTGAGCTGGCGACAGCCCAGCTCGGGCGTCCGGTCATCCGCTCGAAATAAGCCTTCACCGCGTCCGGCGCGTCATCCAGCTGTTTGATCAACTTCAGCAGGAACAGCATGTAGACCACCGAGATGTCGGCAGCGGTGAACCGGTTCGCCACCAGAAAGTCGCGGTTTTTCAGACCGTGCTCAGCGAGCATGGCCAGGGCTTTCTGGGTATCCGACTTGGCGGACTTAGCGATGCCCGGATTCCGCGCCTTCTCCGGCAGCAGCATGGTGTGGGCGAGCAGCAGGGAGACCGGCATGATCATGCCGCTTTCACCGAAATGCAGCCATTGCAGATAGAGATGATAGTCAGCTTCGTCAGGCCTCACATCGAGGTCGGTCGGGCCATAACGACCCATGATGTATTGCATGATCGCGACGGACTCGAACATCACCCGGCCGTCATCATCAAGCGCCGGCACCTTGCGGAGCGGATGAATGTCGGCATAGGCCTCATCCCCCGCCGGCCGCTGGGCAAAGGCCACCGCTTCGAGCGTATAGGGCAGACCCATCTCCTCCAGCAGCCAGCGAACCCGGATCGAGCGGGTTCTCGGTGCGTGATAGAGACGCAGCTTCGGTGTATCGACCATGGTGGTACTCCCCGTTATTCAACGTCCGGCATTGATGCGCCGGATCATCGGTTCTTCAATCGTCCGGCCATTGAAACCATACCCGCGCCAATCAGCTATCCGAAATGTCGCATGATCGCGATACAGTCCTTCAATAACCGTTGGACAGACAGCCCCTGCAACAGCCCGGAAACCGGGCCACCACAGCCTACTCGAGGACCTCCCCATGCGCCGATCCGTCTTAGCTATCCTGGTCCTGATCGCGTCCTGTGCTCCCGAGCCGGTGGGTCTGGAGGACCGGCCGGCCCTGCCGGCCGCAGCCCTGACCTGCTTTCGCGCGGAGGGCTTCTCGATGCTCGCGGCACACCGCGGGGGCCCGGCCCCGGGCTATCCGGAAAATGCCCTCTCCAGCCTGCAGCGGCTCTCCGAGATCGGCGTCCTCTATGCCGAAATCGATGTCCGCCGGTCCAGCGATGGCGTTCTGTTTCTGCTTCATGACGACACGCTCGACCGGACAACGACCGGCACCGGCTCCGTGACCGGCCAGCCCTGGAGAGCGCTCTCGGACTTGCAGCTCGAAGACAATAACGGCCAAATCACCGCGGACCACATACCCACCCTCTCAGACGCCATTGCGCTGGCACAGACGGCCGGGCTGGTCCTCAATCTCGATCTCAAATCCGTGGCGCCGGAAGAGATTGTCCAGACCATCCAGACCACCAATGCCCGCGATCACGTCGCGATCATCGCCTACTCCGTCGAGGACGCGGCTGCCATCCACGCGCTGGATCCCGGCCTCGTCCTCTCGGTTCCCAATGACCTGCCCGGACTGGCGTCTGTCGGCGTCAATCTGGAGACAAGCTATATCTGGCTTGGTACCGGGCCGCTGGATGCCGAGATGGACGCGACGCTCGCCAGCCGCGGGCTGGAGACGTCAGCGGGTCTTTTCCGCCGTGAAGACGGGACTGATACACCCTATCTGGAGGCCCGCGCGGCCGGTATCGAGCTCCTTTCAATCGATGATGTCGATACCGCGGTTCGCGCGCTCGGTGGTGCGCAGACCCTGCGTGGGCAGATTGCCGCCTGCACGCCCTAGCCGGCAACTTACGAACCGGATCATACTGGCAGCTCGACCCAACTGCGCAGGTGATCTTGATGACGAAGGCGATCCGAATCCACCAGACCGGTGGACCGTCCGTGATGCACGTGGAGACCGTCGAAACGCGCGACCCCGGCCCCGGCGAACTGCGCATCCGGCATGCCGCCATCGGCATCAACTTCATCGATACCTATCACCGTTCGGGGCTTTACCCCGTGCCCCTGCCCGCCGGTATCGGATTGGAAGCCTCCGGCACCGTCGACGCCATCGGCACTGAGGTGAGCGGGTTTCAGCCCGGCGACCGCGTCGCCTATGGCGGCGGACCGCTTGGCGCCTATGCAGAGGTCAATATCGTCCCCGCGGGACGCGTCGCCCACCTGCCGGACGCGGTATCCTTTGACCAAGCGGCCGCCATCATGCTCAAGGGCATGACCGCGCGCTATCTCCTCAAGGAGACCTATGCCGTCAAACCCGGCGACACGATCCTGTTCCACGCAGCCGCGGGTGGAGTCGGTCTCCTGGTTTGCCAATGGGCCCGCGAGCTGGGAGCGACCGTGATCGGTACCGCCGGCAGTGAGGAAAAATGTGCCCTCGCGCGCGCAATGGGCGCGACCCACATGATCAACTATTCGAGCGAGAATGTCGTCTCCCGCGTCCATGAGATCACGGACGGAAAAGGCGTGCCCGTTGTCTATGACGGTGTCGGCAAGGATACTTTTGAGATGTCGCTGGATTGCCTGCAGCCGAGGGGTCTTCTGGCCAGCTTCGGTAATGCCTCCGGTCCGGTCACAGGGGTCGATCTCGGCATCCTGACCCAGAAGGGCTCGCTCTATGTCACCCGCCCGTCACTTGCCCATTATACGGCAAGCGAAGCTGCCCTTGCGGCCAATACGGCCGATGTCTTCGACGCCGTCGCACGGGGCATCCTGACGATCAGCGTCAATCAGCGCTTCGGCCTCGATGACGCCGTTCAGGCGCATGAAGCGCTGGAAGGCCGGCGGACGACAGGGGCCAGCATTCTGGTCCCCTGATCGCCCGACCCGGTCAGGTGTTCATGGAGTCGAAGAACTCGTCATTGGTCTTGGTCTGACGGAGCTTGTCGAGCAGGAACTCGATCGCATCCTGGGCACCCATCGGGTTGAGGATACGGCGCAACACATACATTTTCTGGAGCTGGCCGCGATCCACGAGGAGTTCCTCTTTCCGCGTTCCGGATTTGAGGATGTCGATGGCCGGGAAGACGCGTTTATCGGCAACCTTGCGGTCGAGAACCACTTCCGAGTTACCCGTACCCTTGAATTCCTCGAAGATGACTTCGTCCATCCGCGAGCCGGTATCGATCAGTGCGGTCGCAATGATGGTCAGCGAGCCGCCATTCTCGATATTCCGGGCAGCACCGAAGAAGCGTTTCGGACGCTGCAGGGCATTCGCGTCGACACCACCGGTGAGGACCTTGCCCGAGGACGGCACCACGGTGTTGTAGGCGCGGCCAAGACGGGTGATCGAGTCCAGCAGGATCACGACATCGCGCCCGTGCTCGACCAGGCGCTTTGCCTTTTCAATAACCATTTCGGCAACTTGGACATGACGCGTTGCCGGTTCGTCAAAGGTCGAAGCAATCACCTCGCCCTTCACCGTACGCTGCATGTCCGTCACTTCTTCCGGGCGCTCATCG
This window contains:
- a CDS encoding LytR/AlgR family response regulator transcription factor, producing the protein MAFVDDIRDVRLAGFPLRLPFLALTTLGWLGCLLVFATAAWIDAVRANPQVTYSMILLAWGRGLIPWLVLFPLVFKLGARHANSGLRETLVSALTAGTIAMIAVLAYASITFSIGTDRSPLDTIAAFGMRAFLWDIVLFVLTFLLGRQMRPIFDPSTFGTPDYGSLAVKSSGRVEYIPVRDILGATAQGNYIALHLAERDVLHRTTMAQLESALSEAGFVRIHRSHLVNPSRISVARSRGESFRIVELTNGTQLPVSDRYRAEVRDQLDQRVRG
- a CDS encoding glutathione S-transferase family protein, translating into MVDTPKLRLYHAPRTRSIRVRWLLEEMGLPYTLEAVAFAQRPAGDEAYADIHPLRKVPALDDDGRVMFESVAIMQYIMGRYGPTDLDVRPDEADYHLYLQWLHFGESGMIMPVSLLLAHTMLLPEKARNPGIAKSAKSDTQKALAMLAEHGLKNRDFLVANRFTAADISVVYMLFLLKLIKQLDDAPDAVKAYFERMTGRPSWAVASSLD
- a CDS encoding glycerophosphodiester phosphodiesterase family protein, translating into MRRSVLAILVLIASCAPEPVGLEDRPALPAAALTCFRAEGFSMLAAHRGGPAPGYPENALSSLQRLSEIGVLYAEIDVRRSSDGVLFLLHDDTLDRTTTGTGSVTGQPWRALSDLQLEDNNGQITADHIPTLSDAIALAQTAGLVLNLDLKSVAPEEIVQTIQTTNARDHVAIIAYSVEDAAAIHALDPGLVLSVPNDLPGLASVGVNLETSYIWLGTGPLDAEMDATLASRGLETSAGLFRREDGTDTPYLEARAAGIELLSIDDVDTAVRALGGAQTLRGQIAACTP
- a CDS encoding quinone oxidoreductase family protein — its product is MTKAIRIHQTGGPSVMHVETVETRDPGPGELRIRHAAIGINFIDTYHRSGLYPVPLPAGIGLEASGTVDAIGTEVSGFQPGDRVAYGGGPLGAYAEVNIVPAGRVAHLPDAVSFDQAAAIMLKGMTARYLLKETYAVKPGDTILFHAAAGGVGLLVCQWARELGATVIGTAGSEEKCALARAMGATHMINYSSENVVSRVHEITDGKGVPVVYDGVGKDTFEMSLDCLQPRGLLASFGNASGPVTGVDLGILTQKGSLYVTRPSLAHYTASEAALAANTADVFDAVARGILTISVNQRFGLDDAVQAHEALEGRRTTGASILVP